A portion of the Parasteatoda tepidariorum isolate YZ-2023 chromosome 5, CAS_Ptep_4.0, whole genome shotgun sequence genome contains these proteins:
- the LOC107438196 gene encoding uncharacterized protein isoform X3, translating into MSDVSGKRIKEILYLAAEFDDNMDTDLFKVISMSSICRIFDSKQLRDVIGGILSLYALMNRTLLEDEVFRDSLLNEGFQLNALKIRGKSDLSNYIKFVDPELNSKFLLYLDSENARNDYAPIRIRRVSNIFKERFSNLNFSIGFIVAFTGLCLCLMCKKLTKYNHFGWVRQKWKSFLGTVGLDHQFSECGPSYHLMPGLNTCSKLYTFFKQHREFRRRLYLGIMKLSWESGLWGNMCRAVLRFAKGLEINHIVLINTYILQDHPELTHVEELKSEFRKLQTAFRVFRKETIPEEQWPYIQIMNKVPSDIWSKKKFPILSYLSVQIGKRIRTNLEDYHCELSSEMQDIANRIMAEIINYDSASQIAQTPSENSLGNIAILSNMRNEEFPELFEMSDILEKSLYALNGVRNFNKDDEDLIFLPNAIPCSEIKYFKISENVDGELHKIVCLLNISRIYQNECLSEVIGGMLSLFAAVDPATWSEEEDCKKSLKTHGFELCEILIESANDLASHFVFENDELNELFLKFLNLTSTDISYSVTIKRNDSVCQMFRGLFLKTLAIPNIFAYIGMYLLPIFKQLDENNYDSWLRHKWVTFCRLTNKSVIVSFSNILLPSQSTCINIHSFFYSNFELRRALFLKSLNFLKLSDPIRFIFLVICQNAKESELTHIYLINYFILQQNKHLLKMKELKPELVRFMRAIESIRCMLPSVNFGWLYIKLISHPNEVEFLNKNHFPLLLYLSDTIRESENKPKYAGVAAVTEYFKKVEESRKNFSKFYNNAMTEKSIKKFFELKFPNGDLLSSLEYEQLKQLTINSLLFSTCHDETLGIIPDDKKKQIMDMSMEEVKEKYEHFKITPEVFQFILQRFQRLYGL; encoded by the exons ATGAGTGATGTTTCAGGGAAAAGGATTAAAGAAATCCTGTATTTAGCTGCTGAATTCGATGACAACATGGACAcggatttatttaaagtaatctcCATGTCTAGCATTTGTAGAATATTTGATTCGAAGCAGCTGCGTGATGTCATTGGCGGAATTTTGTCTCTCTACGCTCTTATGAATAGAACATTGTTAGAAGATGAAGTTTTCCGAGACTCCTTACTGAACGAAGGATTTCAGCTAAATGCACTAAAAATCCGAGGTAAATCTGATTTATCGAACTATATTAAATTCGTAGATCctgaattaaattctaaatttttactctatttGGATTCCGAAAATGCTCGTAATGACTACGCTCCTATACGTATTAGAAGGGTTTCGAACATTTTTAAAGAGcgtttttccaatttaaatttttcaattggctTTATTGTTGCATTCACCGGTTTGTGCCTATGTTTGATGTGCAAGAAACTAACAAAGTACAACCATTTCGGATGGGTTAGACAGAAATGGAAAAGCTTTCTTGGAACAGTTGGACTAGATCATCAGTTTTCAGAATGTGGACCGTCTTACCATTTGATGCCAGGATTAAATACATGCAGTaaattgtatacattttttaaacaacatcgTGAATTTAGACGACGGCTTTATCTTGGAATTATGAAACTGTCATGGGAATCAGGATTGTGGGGAAATATGTGCCGAGCTGTGCTTCGTTTTGCCAAAGGATTAGAAATAAACCATATAGTTTTGATCAATACTTACATATTGCAAGATCATCCTGAATTAACTCATGTTGAAGAACTGAAATCGGAATTTCGAAAACTTCAAACTGCTTTTCGAGTTTTTCGGAAGGAGACGATTCCGGAAGAACAATGGCCCTACattcaaataatgaataaagttCCGAGCGATATTTGGAGCAAGAAAAAGTTTCCAATACTGAGTTATCTATCTGTACAAATAGGTAAACGTATTCGAACAAATTTGGAAGATTACCATTGCGAATTATCGTCTGAAATGCAGGATATAGCAAATAGAATCATGGCTGAAATAATCAATTATGATTCTGCTTCTCAAATAGCACAGACTCCGTCTGAAAATAGCTTGGGAAATATAGCCATATTGTCTAATATGAGAAATGAAGAATTTCCCGAACTTTTTGAAATGAGTGACATTCTAGAAAAATCTCTTTATGCACTAAATGGTGtacgtaattttaataaagacgACGAGGATTTGATTTTCTTACCGAATGCTATTCCATGTTCTgagattaagtattttaaaatatctgaaaatgtGGATGGTGAGCTGCATAAAATCGTCTGCCTGTTGAATATTTCCAGAATTTATCAGAATGAATGCCTTTCAGAGGTTATTGGTGGAATGTTATCTCTTTTTGCTGCTGTTGATCCCGCAACATGGTCTGAAGAAGAAGACTGCAAAAAATCTCTGAAAACTCACGGATTTGAACTCTGCGAAATTCTTATAGAATCTGCAAACGATTTGGCCAgccattttgtttttgagaATGATGAACTAAACGAACTGTTTTTGAAGTTCTTAAACTTAACTTCAACGGATATCAGTTACTCAGTCACGATTAAACGTAATGATTCTGTGTGCCAAATGTTCAGaggtttatttttgaaaacattagcgataccaaatatttttgcttacattGGAATGTATTTGCTTCCGATTTTTAAACAACTcgatgaaaataattatgatagcTGGCTTAGACACAAATGGGTCACTTTTTGTAGATTAACTAATAAGTCTGTTATCGTCTCATTTTCGAATATACTTCTGCCTTCGCAAAGCACGTGCATCAACATACACTcgtttttttattccaattttgaaCTACGAAGagcactatttttaaaatctttgaactTCTTAAAGCTTTCAGATCCGATacgtttcatatttttagtgaTTTGTCAAAACGCTAAAGAAAGTGAATTAACTCACATATACTTGATTAACTACTTCATActacaacaaaataaacatttgttaaaGATGAAAGAATTGAAACCTGAACTTGTAAGATTTATGCGCGCAATAGAAAGTATTCGATGTATGTTGCCATCCGTCAATTTTGGTTGGCtgtatataaaactaattagtCACCCCAACGAAGTggaattcttaaataaaaatcatttccctCTTCTCTTATATCTGTCAGACACAATTCGTGAAAGcgaaaataaaccaaaatatgctGGGGTCGCTGCAGTAactgaatactttaaaaaagtcgaagaatcaagaaaaaatttcagcaaattttataacaatgcaatgactgaaaaaagtattaaaaaatttttcgaactGAAATTTCCAAACGGAGATTTATTATCTTCATTAGAATATGAACAGTTGAAACAGCTAACAATTAACAGTTTGCTATTTTCCACTTGTCACGACGAAACATTGGGGATAATTCCAGATGACAAAAAGAAGCAAATCATGGATATGTCTATGGAGGAGGTGAAggaaaaatatgaacattttaa AATCACACCAGAGGTGTTTCAATTTATTCTACAAAGATTTCAAAGACTTTATGGACTATAA
- the LOC107438196 gene encoding uncharacterized protein isoform X2, with the protein MSDVSGKRIKEILYLAAEFDDNMDTDLFKVISMSSICRIFDSKQLRDVIGGILSLYALMNRTLLEDEVFRDSLLNEGFQLNALKIRGKSDLSNYIKFVDPELNSKFLLYLDSENARNDYAPIRIRRVSNIFKERFSNLNFSIGFIVAFTGLCLCLMCKKLTKYNHFGWVRQKWKSFLGTVGLDHQFSECGPSYHLMPGLNTCSKLYTFFKQHREFRRRLYLGIMKLSWESGLWGNMCRAVLRFAKGLEINHIVLINTYILQDHPELTHVEELKSEFRKLQTAFRVFRKETIPEEQWPYIQIMNKVPSDIWSKKKFPILSYLSVQIGKRIRTNLEDYHCELSSEMQDIANRIMAEIINYDSASQIAQTPSENSLGNIAILSNMRNEEFPELFEMSDILEKSLYALNGVRNFNKDDEDLIFLPNAIPCSEIKYFKISENVDGELHKIVCLLNISRIYQNECLSEVIGGMLSLFAAVDPATWSEEEDCKKSLKTHGFELCEILIESANDLASHFVFENDELNELFLKFLNLTSTDISYSVTIKRNDSVCQMFRGLFLKTLAIPNIFAYIGMYLLPIFKQLDENNYDSWLRHKWVTFCRLTNKSVIVSFSNILLPSQSTCINIHSFFYSNFELRRALFLKSLNFLKLSDPIRFIFLVICQNAKESELTHIYLINYFILQQNKHLLKMKELKPELVRFMRAIESIRCMLPSVNFGWLYIKLISHPNEVEFLNKNHFPLLLYLSDTIRESENKPKYAGVAAVTEYFKKVEESRKNFSKFYNNAMTEKSIKKFFELKFPNGDLLSSLEYEQLKQLTINSLLFSTCHDETLGIIPDDKKKQIMDMSMEEVKEKYEHFKELSVGEIEKLLSQLLGPSSTMTASCSNNGHRRVNLVEDKCPDSSSEGELSEHQDNDSEEEVINEEFHISGSEDKFLNEYENNESEDELFQTYLSECLGILDDDDNFSDFQNNVSENEF; encoded by the exons ATGAGTGATGTTTCAGGGAAAAGGATTAAAGAAATCCTGTATTTAGCTGCTGAATTCGATGACAACATGGACAcggatttatttaaagtaatctcCATGTCTAGCATTTGTAGAATATTTGATTCGAAGCAGCTGCGTGATGTCATTGGCGGAATTTTGTCTCTCTACGCTCTTATGAATAGAACATTGTTAGAAGATGAAGTTTTCCGAGACTCCTTACTGAACGAAGGATTTCAGCTAAATGCACTAAAAATCCGAGGTAAATCTGATTTATCGAACTATATTAAATTCGTAGATCctgaattaaattctaaatttttactctatttGGATTCCGAAAATGCTCGTAATGACTACGCTCCTATACGTATTAGAAGGGTTTCGAACATTTTTAAAGAGcgtttttccaatttaaatttttcaattggctTTATTGTTGCATTCACCGGTTTGTGCCTATGTTTGATGTGCAAGAAACTAACAAAGTACAACCATTTCGGATGGGTTAGACAGAAATGGAAAAGCTTTCTTGGAACAGTTGGACTAGATCATCAGTTTTCAGAATGTGGACCGTCTTACCATTTGATGCCAGGATTAAATACATGCAGTaaattgtatacattttttaaacaacatcgTGAATTTAGACGACGGCTTTATCTTGGAATTATGAAACTGTCATGGGAATCAGGATTGTGGGGAAATATGTGCCGAGCTGTGCTTCGTTTTGCCAAAGGATTAGAAATAAACCATATAGTTTTGATCAATACTTACATATTGCAAGATCATCCTGAATTAACTCATGTTGAAGAACTGAAATCGGAATTTCGAAAACTTCAAACTGCTTTTCGAGTTTTTCGGAAGGAGACGATTCCGGAAGAACAATGGCCCTACattcaaataatgaataaagttCCGAGCGATATTTGGAGCAAGAAAAAGTTTCCAATACTGAGTTATCTATCTGTACAAATAGGTAAACGTATTCGAACAAATTTGGAAGATTACCATTGCGAATTATCGTCTGAAATGCAGGATATAGCAAATAGAATCATGGCTGAAATAATCAATTATGATTCTGCTTCTCAAATAGCACAGACTCCGTCTGAAAATAGCTTGGGAAATATAGCCATATTGTCTAATATGAGAAATGAAGAATTTCCCGAACTTTTTGAAATGAGTGACATTCTAGAAAAATCTCTTTATGCACTAAATGGTGtacgtaattttaataaagacgACGAGGATTTGATTTTCTTACCGAATGCTATTCCATGTTCTgagattaagtattttaaaatatctgaaaatgtGGATGGTGAGCTGCATAAAATCGTCTGCCTGTTGAATATTTCCAGAATTTATCAGAATGAATGCCTTTCAGAGGTTATTGGTGGAATGTTATCTCTTTTTGCTGCTGTTGATCCCGCAACATGGTCTGAAGAAGAAGACTGCAAAAAATCTCTGAAAACTCACGGATTTGAACTCTGCGAAATTCTTATAGAATCTGCAAACGATTTGGCCAgccattttgtttttgagaATGATGAACTAAACGAACTGTTTTTGAAGTTCTTAAACTTAACTTCAACGGATATCAGTTACTCAGTCACGATTAAACGTAATGATTCTGTGTGCCAAATGTTCAGaggtttatttttgaaaacattagcgataccaaatatttttgcttacattGGAATGTATTTGCTTCCGATTTTTAAACAACTcgatgaaaataattatgatagcTGGCTTAGACACAAATGGGTCACTTTTTGTAGATTAACTAATAAGTCTGTTATCGTCTCATTTTCGAATATACTTCTGCCTTCGCAAAGCACGTGCATCAACATACACTcgtttttttattccaattttgaaCTACGAAGagcactatttttaaaatctttgaactTCTTAAAGCTTTCAGATCCGATacgtttcatatttttagtgaTTTGTCAAAACGCTAAAGAAAGTGAATTAACTCACATATACTTGATTAACTACTTCATActacaacaaaataaacatttgttaaaGATGAAAGAATTGAAACCTGAACTTGTAAGATTTATGCGCGCAATAGAAAGTATTCGATGTATGTTGCCATCCGTCAATTTTGGTTGGCtgtatataaaactaattagtCACCCCAACGAAGTggaattcttaaataaaaatcatttccctCTTCTCTTATATCTGTCAGACACAATTCGTGAAAGcgaaaataaaccaaaatatgctGGGGTCGCTGCAGTAactgaatactttaaaaaagtcgaagaatcaagaaaaaatttcagcaaattttataacaatgcaatgactgaaaaaagtattaaaaaatttttcgaactGAAATTTCCAAACGGAGATTTATTATCTTCATTAGAATATGAACAGTTGAAACAGCTAACAATTAACAGTTTGCTATTTTCCACTTGTCACGACGAAACATTGGGGATAATTCCAGATGACAAAAAGAAGCAAATCATGGATATGTCTATGGAGGAGGTGAAggaaaaatatgaacattttaa ggAGCTTAGTGTaggagaaatagaaaaattactctCTCAACTTTTAGGACCATCGTCAACAATGACAGCGTCATGTTCAAACAATGGTCATCGTCGAGTCAACTTGGTAGAAGATAAGTGTCCAGACAGTTCGAGCGAAGGTGAACTTAGCGAACATCAAGATAATGATAGTGAAGAGGAAGTCATAAATGAAGAATTTCATATTAGTGGGagtgaagataaatttttaaatgaatatgaaaaCAATGAGAGCGAAGATGAATTATTTCAAACCTATTTAAGTGAATGTCTGGGCATTCTGGACGATGATGATAATTTCAGTGACTTTCAAAACAATGTGAgcgaaaatgaattttga
- the LOC107438196 gene encoding uncharacterized protein isoform X1 — MSDVSGKRIKEILYLAAEFDDNMDTDLFKVISMSSICRIFDSKQLRDVIGGILSLYALMNRTLLEDEVFRDSLLNEGFQLNALKIRGKSDLSNYIKFVDPELNSKFLLYLDSENARNDYAPIRIRRVSNIFKERFSNLNFSIGFIVAFTGLCLCLMCKKLTKYNHFGWVRQKWKSFLGTVGLDHQFSECGPSYHLMPGLNTCSKLYTFFKQHREFRRRLYLGIMKLSWESGLWGNMCRAVLRFAKGLEINHIVLINTYILQDHPELTHVEELKSEFRKLQTAFRVFRKETIPEEQWPYIQIMNKVPSDIWSKKKFPILSYLSVQIGKRIRTNLEDYHCELSSEMQDIANRIMAEIINYDSASQIAQTPSENSLGNIAILSNMRNEEFPELFEMSDILEKSLYALNGVRNFNKDDEDLIFLPNAIPCSEIKYFKISENVDGELHKIVCLLNISRIYQNECLSEVIGGMLSLFAAVDPATWSEEEDCKKSLKTHGFELCEILIESANDLASHFVFENDELNELFLKFLNLTSTDISYSVTIKRNDSVCQMFRGLFLKTLAIPNIFAYIGMYLLPIFKQLDENNYDSWLRHKWVTFCRLTNKSVIVSFSNILLPSQSTCINIHSFFYSNFELRRALFLKSLNFLKLSDPIRFIFLVICQNAKESELTHIYLINYFILQQNKHLLKMKELKPELVRFMRAIESIRCMLPSVNFGWLYIKLISHPNEVEFLNKNHFPLLLYLSDTIRESENKPKYAGVAAVTEYFKKVEESRKNFSKFYNNAMTEKSIKKFFELKFPNGDLLSSLEYEQLKQLTINSLLFSTCHDETLGIIPDDKKKQIMDMSMEEVKEKYEHFNFSFRMMFSANSMIIQRIQKIVQGLNRRSTVEAVSEFGEADLQINSTESVLQSNPVQGELRNNLFEDALQIHPVEDELRNNLFEDALRIDPFEDELRNNLFEDALRIDAFEDELQNNLFEDALQIDPFEDELRSNLFEDALRIDPFEDELRNNLFEDALRIDPFEDEYEFQ, encoded by the exons ATGAGTGATGTTTCAGGGAAAAGGATTAAAGAAATCCTGTATTTAGCTGCTGAATTCGATGACAACATGGACAcggatttatttaaagtaatctcCATGTCTAGCATTTGTAGAATATTTGATTCGAAGCAGCTGCGTGATGTCATTGGCGGAATTTTGTCTCTCTACGCTCTTATGAATAGAACATTGTTAGAAGATGAAGTTTTCCGAGACTCCTTACTGAACGAAGGATTTCAGCTAAATGCACTAAAAATCCGAGGTAAATCTGATTTATCGAACTATATTAAATTCGTAGATCctgaattaaattctaaatttttactctatttGGATTCCGAAAATGCTCGTAATGACTACGCTCCTATACGTATTAGAAGGGTTTCGAACATTTTTAAAGAGcgtttttccaatttaaatttttcaattggctTTATTGTTGCATTCACCGGTTTGTGCCTATGTTTGATGTGCAAGAAACTAACAAAGTACAACCATTTCGGATGGGTTAGACAGAAATGGAAAAGCTTTCTTGGAACAGTTGGACTAGATCATCAGTTTTCAGAATGTGGACCGTCTTACCATTTGATGCCAGGATTAAATACATGCAGTaaattgtatacattttttaaacaacatcgTGAATTTAGACGACGGCTTTATCTTGGAATTATGAAACTGTCATGGGAATCAGGATTGTGGGGAAATATGTGCCGAGCTGTGCTTCGTTTTGCCAAAGGATTAGAAATAAACCATATAGTTTTGATCAATACTTACATATTGCAAGATCATCCTGAATTAACTCATGTTGAAGAACTGAAATCGGAATTTCGAAAACTTCAAACTGCTTTTCGAGTTTTTCGGAAGGAGACGATTCCGGAAGAACAATGGCCCTACattcaaataatgaataaagttCCGAGCGATATTTGGAGCAAGAAAAAGTTTCCAATACTGAGTTATCTATCTGTACAAATAGGTAAACGTATTCGAACAAATTTGGAAGATTACCATTGCGAATTATCGTCTGAAATGCAGGATATAGCAAATAGAATCATGGCTGAAATAATCAATTATGATTCTGCTTCTCAAATAGCACAGACTCCGTCTGAAAATAGCTTGGGAAATATAGCCATATTGTCTAATATGAGAAATGAAGAATTTCCCGAACTTTTTGAAATGAGTGACATTCTAGAAAAATCTCTTTATGCACTAAATGGTGtacgtaattttaataaagacgACGAGGATTTGATTTTCTTACCGAATGCTATTCCATGTTCTgagattaagtattttaaaatatctgaaaatgtGGATGGTGAGCTGCATAAAATCGTCTGCCTGTTGAATATTTCCAGAATTTATCAGAATGAATGCCTTTCAGAGGTTATTGGTGGAATGTTATCTCTTTTTGCTGCTGTTGATCCCGCAACATGGTCTGAAGAAGAAGACTGCAAAAAATCTCTGAAAACTCACGGATTTGAACTCTGCGAAATTCTTATAGAATCTGCAAACGATTTGGCCAgccattttgtttttgagaATGATGAACTAAACGAACTGTTTTTGAAGTTCTTAAACTTAACTTCAACGGATATCAGTTACTCAGTCACGATTAAACGTAATGATTCTGTGTGCCAAATGTTCAGaggtttatttttgaaaacattagcgataccaaatatttttgcttacattGGAATGTATTTGCTTCCGATTTTTAAACAACTcgatgaaaataattatgatagcTGGCTTAGACACAAATGGGTCACTTTTTGTAGATTAACTAATAAGTCTGTTATCGTCTCATTTTCGAATATACTTCTGCCTTCGCAAAGCACGTGCATCAACATACACTcgtttttttattccaattttgaaCTACGAAGagcactatttttaaaatctttgaactTCTTAAAGCTTTCAGATCCGATacgtttcatatttttagtgaTTTGTCAAAACGCTAAAGAAAGTGAATTAACTCACATATACTTGATTAACTACTTCATActacaacaaaataaacatttgttaaaGATGAAAGAATTGAAACCTGAACTTGTAAGATTTATGCGCGCAATAGAAAGTATTCGATGTATGTTGCCATCCGTCAATTTTGGTTGGCtgtatataaaactaattagtCACCCCAACGAAGTggaattcttaaataaaaatcatttccctCTTCTCTTATATCTGTCAGACACAATTCGTGAAAGcgaaaataaaccaaaatatgctGGGGTCGCTGCAGTAactgaatactttaaaaaagtcgaagaatcaagaaaaaatttcagcaaattttataacaatgcaatgactgaaaaaagtattaaaaaatttttcgaactGAAATTTCCAAACGGAGATTTATTATCTTCATTAGAATATGAACAGTTGAAACAGCTAACAATTAACAGTTTGCTATTTTCCACTTGTCACGACGAAACATTGGGGATAATTCCAGATGACAAAAAGAAGCAAATCATGGATATGTCTATGGAGGAGGTGAAggaaaaatatgaacattttaa tttttcttttagaatgatGTTTTCAGCAAATTCAATGATAATTCAGAGAATTCAAAAGATAGTTCAAGGACTTAACAGACGATCAACTGTAGAAGCAGTGTCAGAATTCGGCGAAGCTGACTTACAGATCAATTCAACAGAGAGTGTATTGCAAAGCAATCCAGTCCAGGGAGAATTGCGAAACAATTTGTTTGAGGACGCATTGCAAATCCATCCTGTCGAGGATGAATTGCGAAACAATTTGTTTGAGGATGCATTGCGAATCGATCCATTCGAAGATGAGTTGCGAAACAATTTGTTTGAGGACGCATTGCGAATCGATGCATTCGAAGATGAATTGCAAAACAATTTGTTTGAGGATGCATTGCAAATCGATCCATTCGAAGATGAATTGCGAAGCAATTTGTTTGAGGATGCATTGCGAATCGATCCATTCGAAGATGAATTGAGAAACAATTTGTTTGAGGACGCATTGCGAATCGATCCATTCGAAGatgaatatgaatttcaatag